GAACTTTTTTGCTGATGTGTAACAGCACGTTATTGAAGTAGCAACTCGCGTCTTGTAAGCAGTATAAAGTTTATTTTTCCTATACTTTTCTGTTCATTTTTATCGAAGATGCTTTCTGGGTCTGGCTGTGCCTTGTGGATTGTACTGCTGTCACACTTGGAAACCGCCTACGCGAGTTACTCCGAAGACCAATGTAGCTGGATGGGGAGGTAAGTTGCATttcttaaagtttattttattattgcaaGTGAGCCGCATAAACAAATACCGCTTTGCCTTCGATTAAAACATTGACTGCTTCACACAGTACGTCCACGTTTTACACCAATAATGTGTAGCCTatttggggtgtgtgtgtgaaacgtctatttaaaacaaaaaaggttaattaaaaaatatgcattacatTAATTTGGATTcctacattttaattaatccaaCACTTGGACATTCGAATGACATTTTGACATATCATTTAATTTTAGTGCATTATAATTATAGAACGTGTAATATATTTGGTGCCGTCATTTCCATGCTAGTTATACAGTTAAATTAAACCAGTTTTGCgtcactgattttttttattacgtcTTTAGCTCTGTTGTGTGCATATCCCGTAAACAGATGCTATCTCTGAGTCAGTGCAATAAATCATGACTTTGATAGATAGGCCTACAAAAACGTTTGTCCCGGACTCAGTGGAACTTAGTACGTTATTAAACAGTGCCGTAGCCAGACGTGTCTCGCAATAGGGCAACACTGTAACTTTAAAATAGTTTGCAACTATTTTGACATTCCTTACTCGTCACAGTGCAAAACCGCATCATAAACAGATGCAACGTTAGTAGAACGGTCGCGTTTAAATCGATTAAATTGTAATTACTTACCGTATTAACTTTAAATATGGGTAGTTAGatttcatgtatatatttttaaatgtgtgaatAATTTCTACGTCTTGCAGTGGCTGtggtttaatgtttttaatgtttaatggaGCGAGTGTTCGTGAGTTCCAGTGGTCAGACTAGACTATGGTGTGAAACTACAATAAGTCAAAGCCGACCGCTTACTTGAGGAAATAGGCCACTTTATTGTGTGTTTGAAGCAGCGCAGTCACCAGAGTCAGAAACAACAGGTGTGTATTTATTGCACTAAACAAATGTTTATATGTAGTAAAGTATAACAGATACGTAAAGTTAACTTCTTTTTAACGACATGATACCGTGATTAAGATTAAGAGATTCTTTCTAAGTACAGTAACCAACAAGGAAAATTAGAACTGCTGGAGAGGGAAAAAACAAtcaattgtattttgtttaaagtaactaagtactatttttatttaaaaatagctaTTGCATCTGCTCTTTTGTGTTATACTTTTTAATATTGACATATTTTCTTTGCTCGACCAAATGCACATTATACCATCCAGACAGCTGAGGACTGTCTGCAATCTCTAAGTGTAAACAGcagggggaccccctgtgtcttctggttttcattccaactgagcgctCAATTATTAACTGAACCCTTATTTGAACTCTTAAACAGTTtaagatttcaagttagctgtaccattttaaatctgcaactttttcggagctgagaacaattaaaaaggtcaaattaagcaaattattagttcagttaagggtttagttaagtgatttgagagctcagttggaatgaaaaccagaagaaacagggggtccccaggaccagggttgggaacccctgctctaggCATTAGTAAAAGTAATTCACCATAAGGAGGCATGTTTTAGTTTTTCCCTTGTGATGTTACATTACACACTCTGCATAGTAGTATTGTGGATACTTCTGAAAAAGGCAACTCTAGCGGTCATTCCCAATGGCCCTGTCTAATGACAGGAGCTCTCATTTGCTTGGGACACTCATGGAAGGTGAGAGACAGTAGTACTGGCTCCAGAGAGGAGCCATGAGAGCCTCCCCTCACACCTCCATCCTgacctgccattcagtcctggtgTCAAGCAGAGACTGTCAACTTTGCTAAATTGTACGGTAGTTTTATGTTGACTGTGTTTGTGATTCATACATTATTGCATCTAATATCAAGTCTCCGCTTGTTCACAGCGGGTTGTCCCAGCAGCCAGGCAGCGTGGAGCAGATCTCcctccactgtgcagagggttcCCTAGACTGGCTGTACCCCAAGGGGGCGCTGCGGCTCAGCCTGTCTCCCAGACTCCCCTCGGGAGCAGTGGGTCCGGGGGGTGAGGGACGGAGCTCGGGACTCATCACTGCCTGCATCAAGCCCGAGGAGACGTTCCGGGGGGCGCAGATCTACCTGGAGCGGGACGGGGTCCTGGAGCTGCTGGTGGGAGATCGGCCTGACTCCCCTCGGCCCCCCCGAGTGCGCTGCTTCAGCCGGCCACCTGGGGAGAAGGTGGCTCTGTTTCTTCAGGCCACCCCTCACCAGGACATCAGCCGCAGGATCGCATCCTTCCGATACGAGCTGCG
The window above is part of the Acipenser ruthenus chromosome 22, fAciRut3.2 maternal haplotype, whole genome shotgun sequence genome. Proteins encoded here:
- the LOC117431324 gene encoding meteorin-like, yielding MLSGSGCALWIVLLSHLETAYASYSEDQCSWMGSGLSQQPGSVEQISLHCAEGSLDWLYPKGALRLSLSPRLPSGAVGPGGEGRSSGLITACIKPEETFRGAQIYLERDGVLELLVGDRPDSPRPPRVRCFSRPPGEKVALFLQATPHQDISRRIASFRYELRGDWNARLSLDSNTVHHEGACRPCNDTEILMAVCTSDFVVRGNIRSVLNDEDLRVSVIKVSASRVYRQKYSLFPTGGRLTKAGEIRTLLQCGVKPGAGSFLFTGRVHFGEAWLGCAPRYKDFRRAYEEARNAHKIPCEVASD